A window from Citrus sinensis cultivar Valencia sweet orange chromosome 5, DVS_A1.0, whole genome shotgun sequence encodes these proteins:
- the LOC102612292 gene encoding uncharacterized protein LOC102612292 isoform X2 yields MGKRGRDRRASNLTSVSHKPISLREEKAGKKLVNTTNVKSKLKLEHLQRLAVWASSEISVPSLAALFGHRLASANEVLGLQPDPSFFSCQRCETVLQPGFNCTIRMEKNQVKSRRRWKKPKTSMQNRVVYKCHFCSHHNLKRGTPVGHMKEICPMKAKPSSRPQCGSKSPLKRSANTTKDTRSKDEVSKVDDEVLPSISKNCVETPPLKSRITLEGKKRRKSGNNNSAESESNSAVTDDKTVGVSSRRRRTSWISLKEIAERSEDDNGRMANLTIPFSL; encoded by the exons ATGGGCAAGAGAGGGCGAGACAGAAGAGCATCAAACTTGACATCTGTTTCTCATAAACCTATCTCACTTAGAGAAGAAAAGGCAGGGAAGAAGCTAGTCAACACTACAAACGTCAAGTCAAAATTGAAACTCGAACACTTGCAAAGACTTGCCGTGTGGGCAAGTAGCGAAATTTCTGTTCCTTCATTGGCCGCACTTTTTGGACACCGCTTGGCCTCTGCCAATGAGGTCCTGGGATTGCAACCAGacccctcttttttttcttgccaAAG ATGCGAGACAGTTCTTCAGCCTGGCTTTAACTGCACTATTCGAATGGAGAAAAaccaagtgaaatcaagacgTAGATGGAAGAAGCCTAAGACTTCTATGCAGAACAGAGTGGTTTATAAGTGCCATTTCTGTTCCCATCACAATCTTAAGAGAGGGACTCCTGTTGGGCACATGAAAGAGATATGCCCTATGAAGGCAAAACCATCTTCAAGACCTCAATGTGGTAGTAAATCGCCACTTAAACGGTCTGCCAACACCACGAAAGACACGAGAAGCAAGGATGAAGTTAGTAAGGTGGACGACGAAGTGTTGCCATCAATATCCAAAAACTGTGTAGAAACTCCTCCATTGAAAAGTAGAATTACTCTGGAGGGCAAAAAGAGGAGAAAATCGGGAAATAATAATTCAGCCGAATCTGAGAGTAATTCGGCCGTAACTGATGATAAAACTGTTGGTGTTTCAAGTAGAAGGAGAAGAACATCTTGGATAAGCCTAAAGGAAATTGCTGAGAGAAGTGAGGATGATAATGGCCGAATGGCTAACTTAACAATCCCATTCTCTTTGTAA
- the LOC102612292 gene encoding uncharacterized protein LOC102612292 isoform X1 produces the protein MSCSIKYLSQKNMGKRGRDRRASNLTSVSHKPISLREEKAGKKLVNTTNVKSKLKLEHLQRLAVWASSEISVPSLAALFGHRLASANEVLGLQPDPSFFSCQRCETVLQPGFNCTIRMEKNQVKSRRRWKKPKTSMQNRVVYKCHFCSHHNLKRGTPVGHMKEICPMKAKPSSRPQCGSKSPLKRSANTTKDTRSKDEVSKVDDEVLPSISKNCVETPPLKSRITLEGKKRRKSGNNNSAESESNSAVTDDKTVGVSSRRRRTSWISLKEIAERSEDDNGRMANLTIPFSL, from the exons ATGAG CTGCTCGATCAAATATTTGAGCCAAAAAAACATGGGCAAGAGAGGGCGAGACAGAAGAGCATCAAACTTGACATCTGTTTCTCATAAACCTATCTCACTTAGAGAAGAAAAGGCAGGGAAGAAGCTAGTCAACACTACAAACGTCAAGTCAAAATTGAAACTCGAACACTTGCAAAGACTTGCCGTGTGGGCAAGTAGCGAAATTTCTGTTCCTTCATTGGCCGCACTTTTTGGACACCGCTTGGCCTCTGCCAATGAGGTCCTGGGATTGCAACCAGacccctcttttttttcttgccaAAG ATGCGAGACAGTTCTTCAGCCTGGCTTTAACTGCACTATTCGAATGGAGAAAAaccaagtgaaatcaagacgTAGATGGAAGAAGCCTAAGACTTCTATGCAGAACAGAGTGGTTTATAAGTGCCATTTCTGTTCCCATCACAATCTTAAGAGAGGGACTCCTGTTGGGCACATGAAAGAGATATGCCCTATGAAGGCAAAACCATCTTCAAGACCTCAATGTGGTAGTAAATCGCCACTTAAACGGTCTGCCAACACCACGAAAGACACGAGAAGCAAGGATGAAGTTAGTAAGGTGGACGACGAAGTGTTGCCATCAATATCCAAAAACTGTGTAGAAACTCCTCCATTGAAAAGTAGAATTACTCTGGAGGGCAAAAAGAGGAGAAAATCGGGAAATAATAATTCAGCCGAATCTGAGAGTAATTCGGCCGTAACTGATGATAAAACTGTTGGTGTTTCAAGTAGAAGGAGAAGAACATCTTGGATAAGCCTAAAGGAAATTGCTGAGAGAAGTGAGGATGATAATGGCCGAATGGCTAACTTAACAATCCCATTCTCTTTGTAA
- the LOC102608460 gene encoding uncharacterized protein LOC102608460, whose product MKIISSMRLISLDQKTRVHFGDLPDIEHQETAAREQEDQLKAKRMLWKKNISPLDVSREEGRMTRSDQYVQAKTPGSCTSNAPEYYNILARFKALTRETYRDKCIHADQNGTGGCDGVDHESKDKSAGTENGYREKVTAIAAVTALEKASHDALSSDFQKHNQKLHQLLFNLKSTALLALRFLKGKLEPSKILDMSPNELNEGLTAEETAKEESDESEQMQMTDARCSRCNECKVGLRDIIQAGLGDRYQVFAFYNLPDVGVYCHGHSWYASRNEASSLTIDGRGSAAKSIGIASLAAAKFDSLEKNLSSPREFEKSANDLLKKSSEAYMPVLEAHRSFSKSKTEENPDSSKVKKANRQS is encoded by the exons ATGAAGATAATAAGCAGCATGAGATTGATCTCCCTAGATCAGAAGACTCGGGTGCACTTTGGAGACCTTCCTGACATTGAGCATCAAGAAACTGCTGCTCGGGAGCAGGAAGATCAGTTAAAGGCTAAAAGAATGCTGTGGAAAAAGAACATATCACCTCTTGATGTTTCAAGAGAGGAAGGTCGCATGACCAGGTCGGATCAGTATGTTCAGGCCAAAACACCAGGAAGCTGTACTAGCAATGCCCCGGAATACTACAACATTTTAGCAAGATTTAAGGCATTGACCAGAGAAACCTATCGTGATAAATG CATTCATGCAGATCAGAATGGGACAGGTGGTTGTGATGGGGTTGACCATGAAAGCAAGGATAAGTCAGCGGGAACCGAAAATGGATATCGAGAAAAGG TCACTGCCATTGCAGCTGTTACAGCTCTTGAGAAGGCTTCACATGATGCTCTTTCTTCAGATTTTCAGAAGCACAACCAGAAACTGCATCAGCTTTTGTTTAATCTCAAG AGTACTGCACTGCTAGCCCTGCGTTTTCTAAAGGGGAAGTTGGAACCTTCTAAGATTCTGGACATGTCACCTAATGAGTTAAAC GAGGGTCTAACAGCAGAGGAGACAGCAAAGGAAGAGTCTGATGAGTCGGAGCAAATGCAG ATGACAGATGCTAGGTGCTCAAGGTGCAATGAGTGTAAAGTGGGCCTCAGGGACATCATCCAAGCAGGACTCGGAGATCGATATCAggtttttgcattttataacTTACCTGATG TTGGAGTGTATTGCCATGGTCATTCCTGGTATGCATCCAGAAATGAAGCGTCTTCCCTAACAATTGATGGACGAGGATCTGCAGCAAAAAGCATAGGCATAGCATCTTTGGCCGCTGCCAAGTTTGATAGCCTTGAGAAGAATTTGTCGAGTCCTCGTGAGTTTGAGAAATCAGCCAATGATCTCCTTAAGAAATCAAGTGAAGCATACATGCCTGTGTTGGAGGCCCATAGATCATTTAGCAAGTCCAAAACTGAAGAGAATCCTGATTCCTCAAAAGTAAAGAAAGCCAATAGGCAGTCCTAA